TATACTACATTAAAAGAAACTTTCCATAGTTCAAACATCATTCCCGTTGTCCTGCTCGCGGTGCTtctgtgtttgctttttgttttgcctttttcttttaagaaaccTGTATCGAAATGATTGCGCGTGACTTGGGGGCGTATTACAGTTTAATTAGTTTCTGCACTTTTTAATCAGTCTTCAGGACGTGAATATGATTAATGACTTGCATGGAAGGAGCCGAAAAGCAGCCTTAATATCATCCTGAATTGCAAATCACCTTTTGAATAGATATACGGAGGCAATTAATGATTTCGCAAGATGCTTTATACACTCCCATGCCTTTATTGCATTGACAAAATTTGGAATAATTGCCTTTTTTgtgtcttctgctcaccaaggctgattAAAATGCGCTAAAAAATTGCTATATCGTTTTGCAACATCTATATGAAACTGCTTTACAATGTAATCGTGATCcaagcatcattactccagtggcGCGTGATTTTAAGAGATACAGTACTAGGATCATTTAGATGCAATATGCATTCATCATACCTTTGCATATTCTCATAAGTAATTGTATTAGTCATTATTATGCAtctaatattcaatatttatagGAAATATATTGGACAAGTGCTATTTGATATTAAgcaattaattgaaaatatctGGTTTTTAATGAATACTGTAGGCCTGCAAAGAGTACACGAGGGGTCTTTTAGATGTTGTtgggtgatgatgatgatgatgatgatgatgatgatgatgatgaagatgaactCCTCCCCTCCCGCGGAGCAGGTCTCAggttctcagtctctctctgaaGGTCTGACTCCGGACAGTTATGGAGAAGCAGAGCGACTCAGACAGCTAGAGACACGCGACTAACTCCCAGCTAACTAGCAGCGGTTTCCCCGAGCGTTCAGGATGGGCTGCGCGATCTCTGGATCCGGACTGACTCCGAGAACGGCCGAGAGCAGAAACCCCGAGGACGGAGCCCCGGCGAGACTCACTCCGGATCACATCCAGCTCATCAAAGAGTCCTGGAAAGTCATCGAGGAGGACATCGCTAAAGTGGGAATCATCATGTTCGTCCGGTGAGCGTCTCGTTTAAAACGCGCTCGTCGGGTTATATATTAAAGTGAATATCAGTCATTGCGCTGCAGGCTGAATGTGTGTGAATGATATCTGGTACCTGTTGATGTTTGGCGTCCTCTATTTGACTGATATTTACTGAAATATCCATATATTACACGGAGGACTACAGAGCAGGgctgttcttttgtgttttaataaatattgcatgctGTCTCGACAGTTTAAAGCTAAGATAGTATAGTTATATGCCTGCATGCACTGCGTGTATTTACTACCGTTTTATTgtacttgaaatatttttaaatatttattaaagtctagcttttatttttgtgtgtgtgtatatatatatatatatatatatatatatatatatatatatatatatatatgtgtatatatgtatatatatatatatatatatatatatatatatatatatatatatatatatatatatatatatatatatatatatatatatatatatatatatatatatatatatatgtatatatatatatgtatatatatgtatatatgtatatgtatatatatatatatatatgtatatatatgtatatatatatatgtatatgtgtatatatatatgtgtgtatgtgtatataatatatatatacatgtatatatgtatatatatatatatatatatatatatatatatatatatatatatatatacatgtatacatgtatatatgcatacaaaaaTATCTCTACAAGGTCAATATTTACTGAtacaagtttatatatatatatatatatatatatatatatatatattctgtaagGGTAGGTTTTAggtagaaatagaaatagattgAAATTTGTGCAGTATAAAAGCCATTATGTCTATGGAATGCCCCCATAAAGCAtgaaaacgtgtgtgtgtgtgtgtgtgtgtgtgtgtgtgtgtgtgtgtcataagGGAGATTAATGAATCTGAGGGTACACTTTTAAAGTTGTCGAAATGAAGTTCTCAGAAATTCATATTAGTAATCAAAAAATGCGTTTATGGTAAGACACTTACAGAAGATCTCCGTGGCTCTTGATCTTTGCTCgttatcctaatgatttttggcatgaaagaaacatttgaCCCATGCTTTGTATTGTTGGCTGTTGCTAGAAATACCTGTGCTGTTTATAGCTCACGGGTCACACACATCATTTTTATCATGTTGATCCTACAGCGGAGCAAACTCTCAATCTATCAGCAGCTTTAAACATGATATACTTCCTGAAATGCGATATACTTTCTAGTCATCTTGCGTTACAGACTGAACTTATTCAGGTCGATGCTGATAAACGGCATCTGAAAGACTCATGTGTGTAAAACACGGCGGCTCGGGCGATCTGTGCTGCCCTAAAGGGCTATAATGAGTTTTTCCCCTCGATTACGTTTCATGCATCGTGAAAAAGTAGAATGTGCAAAGCAGggtagaggaaaaaaaaaaaggtgcaaagGGAAAAAGCTGAATGTGATGAAAATAATGATTCAGGAGCAGCTTTCACGTCTCTAGagagctgatgatctgaatgTCAGGTGTTTTCtgctaaaaatacacaattataGACCCTCTgcggagatatatatatatatatatgagcatcTTTAGAAATGCTTGACTTGAATGCATCACGTATCTCGAGGCTGAAATGCTGAAGGTTAAAAACCGTCTCCTCGTTGAGTTTGTCTGATACTCCACTGATTGTTTTATTGATCTGCATCTTCGTtattgtgttgttattgttatttaaagtaTTGATTGAATCTCTTTTTCGACTCGACTGTCAGGACAACCTCCTTTTCTTTTAGCGTTTTGTCATTAAATGGAGTCTTTTTCTGGGCTTTTTGCAGACCGCAGTCATTTGTTTCCCGGTATTATATTAATGGATGAACAAAAGCAGTGATGTATCCATCAGACAAAGCCACTAGAAGGATATAGATCTTTTTGAGCGCATTAGGACACATTCATTAGTCAGGAAGCAGGACGTGTGCTGTTAACGTAAGAGATTGATCTGTGTGAAGCAGCTGTTATTGTGAAGATAAATCTCGTTTATACCCTTGAAAAGatgaaatgtgcatttatttactgtacagATCTATAGAAGTATTGAGCGTTTTATTTGCgtattttcatttcaactttAGGTAAAACTTTAGCGCATTTATTAGCGTTTGCTTTTTGgagttatcatttttatttttaattatttgagtCATGAAATGAGGAATAAAATgggctgaaattaaaataaatattttatttcagattaatttatttcaagtcTTAGTTTAGTTAACAATCATACtcccaaatatatatttatgtatctgGTTTAACATATAATGGGGCAAGTTGTCTCAATATATCCACAGAGTGCTTATGAAAATATACTACTAGGACTATTTCTAAAAAGTAATTGTCCTTTAAGtatctgtattttaaattattgcacCCTAAAGAATTCTAGAAGTAcatggaaaaagttttaattCCATTCCAAGCTTTTCACCCagtcaaataaatgtgatgatttgtttaaaatgcaatggcGTTGTGATTTGTTCTGTGTTTGATTTACAGTAAGTGTccatatactgtaaatattagaCTAATCTTCTCTGATTCTATAAAGGCAGCAAATACAGGTTCATATTCCTAATAAAAGCTCACGAAATTCCTCATTAGGCGGCTCCTGTAACCATGGTGAGAAGATGTCTgaggatctgtgtgtgtgtttctccgaGGAGCTTCTATTCCAGGTTTCAGATCCTGCTGTGGCAAACGCTGCTGTCTGGACGCCAGAGAAACTCATTATCGTTCCGCAGGAGACCAGAAGAAACCAGCACGGATGTCATCGTTCCTCgttgtgttgtttttagatTCTCCATTAAACTAAATTCACCAGAAGATCCATTAGAATAGCAACGATGGCACATCTTTATCACTGAAGAAAATGAGTTCTGGAGAAATGCCTCAGtgatggaagtgaatgggtgccgtcagaatgagagtctgatgaaAGCATCAGAAAAAtccatctggagaagacagaagatgaaATAAAACCGTCAAGAAGtccataataactcttcctcACATCAAAAGACAGTCACGTATTAATTTAgagctgtttgttttgtaaacGCTGCTTGATCCGTGCAGATTTCTCCCCTGATTCAGACCAATGCACTCTTTCACTGGAGGAAACGTTATTATGGATTACCGTAATATGATGCGCTGTCCTACCCTTCACTGATCAGAACTCatatttgaatagtaagtagcaggttgTTTTAATAAGAAACGTAACTTGcataaaggttgtgagtcagaagcaccagtcTGTTCTGTTATAGTCTTCTGTAAAATGtcctgaacacactctaatatttgtgttcaaCTGTTCTGGAAGAGTGTTGTAAACACAACCTAACGCTGATTTATAGTTCTGTCCTCTTTTAGAAACAAAGTAGTTTCTCTttcacagcgtctccagaacatggcgcccgcagcgacgctacagacagaataatagctccgcctacTGTCTTACGTAAGCATTTGGGGCGGGgttattcaaataaatcactCTGTGACGTAGAGAAGTGGGGGCGAGCTTGTAACActtcaaagagaaaggaaaacttgacaTCTAGTGAAGAGAAGGACTCTGAGTGGTCTGAATGATAATCTTCCTCTTCATCAGAACGGCTGTTTTCAGACAAAAACTGCAGCGTTTCCTTTCTTTCATAATCATCATTTCTCACGAATACATCTGTCACTTCAGCAGCAGATGTTCTCGCTGCTGACAAATGCATGTTAAGAATTATGAGATGATTATGAATCAGCACGTGTTCACACAGTCTTTCTGAATTATGTCTCGGCGAACAGAGAGCGTTCTTCCAGTGACTTTGGTCAAATATTTGTTAAGTTTTTGTTCGGTAATAATGTCCTCAAATCTTTAactcaaaaacaatatttataaatcattcatGGAATAATTTCTTTGAAAGGTATGTAGATGTTTGTctaatggtttttaaatgttactgtttGTTTCGGAATGTTCAGAGAAtattcaaaagtaacattctAATAATCTTTGAAATGATACAATATGTTCCATTAATGTTTGAATAACCAagagaactttttttaatgtttagagATTATTTAGAATGTTTTCATAACTAAACggtaacattaataaatattcttaGAACATTTTGTTAGCCAGGGTTCTGCTCTTATGTATTTTCTCAGTTTTCCGTCATATTATCACACACTTTTAACCTTCAGAGAGCTTAGACCCACTTCAACCAGataaaaccatatatatatatagagttatataaacattttaaaatcaaaataaaaacagaacatatAAGAATGAAGTATAATTCAAAATGTTGACAAAAACTCTCTCAAGAGATACTTGTTCTGATTGTCTGTTGTCTTGGTGACGTGTCTTTTTTAGATAGCTGATTGTTGTCTAAGTGACAGTTTTTTTTGAGATGGCTGATTATCTGTTGTCTTggtgataattttttttggagACAGCTGAATGTCTGTTGTcttggaaacattttttttgagaCGACTGATTGTCTGTTGTcttggaaacatttttttgagaCGACTGATTGTCTGTTGTCTTGGTGACATGTTTTTTGGAGACAGCTGATTGTTGTCttgttgattgttttttttttgagacaacTGTCTGTTGTCTTGGTTGGTAATATTTCTTTGAGACGTCTGATTGTCTGTTGTCTTggtaacatgttttttttgagaCAGCTGATTGTCTGTTGTCTTGGTAACAGGTTGTTTGAGACGCACCCTGAGTGTAAAGACGTGTTCTTCTTGTTTCGGGACGTGGAGGATCTGGAGAGGTTACGCACCAGCAGAGAGCTTCGTGCCCACGGCCTTCGGTCAGtatccatccacacacacacttaacagTGCTTGAGGGCTCATCCtggctgctctgtgtgtgtgtgtgtgtgtgtgtgtgtgtgtgtgtgtgtgtgtgtgtgtgcgccctCAGATGATAACTAGGCCTGGCAATAAAACTAGCAAATactgttttgttattaattacaaGCTTTTTCTTGTGGCATTAAACCCAAGTGATCTTGTACTGttatacaagtgtgtgtgtgtgtatatatatatgtttatatatatataatgtattttctgttgttatttttatgtatacagAAATATGATAAATGCCATTGTTTTTTGTCAATtggaaattaattatttcttcAAACATAgtgaatttataaatgtatttaaacagcaaTATAAAAAATGCTTATATAGCATAAACCCTAATTCTTTCCTcagatatataattaataatattatttatctatacagcagtataaaaaaaaatatttcagaatatttacAAACTTTTCAAATATTCCTGTAAAAAATATAGTACTAtagtatttgtgtttgtttatacaacaatataataaaagtatgtGTCAGCAAGTAActgttattatttcaaatagttataaaaaatagaaatgcttatgtacattcattcatttaacttttatccaaagcgaatACAATCGAGGAACATGACAAGAAGATCTTTCAGTACGTTGTGGTTGTGTCTTCATGAAATCAATGCAGACTTTCATGAACATCTGTATAAAGGCATTAGAGGAGTTCATTAGAGAGCCGTTACAGACCGTTACAGTGGTTTTCACAGCAGGACGAGAGAGAAACAAACGAGAGGCGACGTTCTGCTTTATTAGCCAGAGACGTGACACTTTCCATTAGCTTTGATTGACACACATCATGAGACACACTCGTCCACACGTGTCTATCCCAGAGGACAGCGGAGAGCATGTGGTTCTACCGCGGTATCACCGCAGCACTTTTCTGTAAGGGATGTATTACAAGTGCAATGAGATCAAAGaacgcaaataaaaaaaatacagagacaTGCCTTACGTTACTTTACACTGCTTTACGCTACTAAATAAGAACACATTTCTGTGTAAAAGCAtccattattatttaaactgatGCATTAATTGCAACTTAAGAATGAATTTATAAAGGTTTTTTATGAAGGAGACTTATTGTTCAGATTCAAACATCAGCAATGTTTTAATCTGAAGCtggtcaatatatatatatatatatatatatatatatatatatatatatatatatatatcacatttacttcaaaatatgttacatatatttgcttttgtttatatttctttacatataCAGGAAACATCATCATCTGAAAAGaatatgtgtaaataaacatcacaaccctttttttatctttaacaaAAATGTCTATATCAATTTGTTAAAtgtctatataattttttagaaatatatattatatggaccagattttgacattttaattattggtGACTAAAAATAggttaaaattttaataaaaagtctgcttatatatttatttatatgatgtgatgtattattgaaaaaaaaatgtaattattatttaggcttctacattatatatatatatatatatatatatatatatatatatatatatatatatatatatatatgtgtgtgtgtgtgtatatatatatatatatatatatatatatatatatatatatatgtgtatatatatatatgtgtatatatatatatgtatatatatatatatatatatatatatataatatatatatatatatatatatatgtgtgtgtgtatatatatatgtgtgtgtgtatatatatatgtgtgtgtatatatatatatatatgtgtatatatatatatatatatgtgtatatatatatatatgtgtgtatatatatatatatatgtgtgtatatatatatgtgtgtgtatatatatatatatgtgtgtgtatatatatgtgtgtgtatatatatatatatatatatatgtatatgtatgtatatgtatgtatgtatatatatttatatatatatatatgtatatatatatatatatgtatatgtatatatatatatgttgcatattttatatatatatatatacatatatatgtatatatatatatatatgtatatatatgtatatatgtatatatgtatgtatatgtatatatgtgtatatgtgtgtgtgtatatatatatatatatatatatatatatatatatatatatatatatatatatatatatatatatatatatatatacatatatatacatatatatatatatatacatatatatatatatatatatatatatatatacatatatacatatatatatatatatatatatatatatatatatatatatatatatacacacatatatcagtatatttaagatttttaatttgtcaCATACAGTTAGTAGTTTGATGCATGACTCTGAATAGATGTAACACATATAGTATGTTCTAGTAACACTGCGTGTGTTTATAGCCGTCGCATTAATATCAAATGTGTGAGTTTCTGCGAGTCTGTAATAAAACATGTTCCCAGTGTTTGGTGTTAAGAGACACTCGAGTCTGTAAAATGATGTTTTCTATTATCATCGCGTCCTCTCGCGGAGCAGCAATTACCGGAAACACCGGAGCGGACGCGCGCGGCTTTAAAGGCCAAGTGGCTGTCGAGCGACGGACcgcgaggaagaggaggaggatgaagaggaggaggaggatgaagaggaggaggaggatgttTGGTAACGCTCTTCAGTGAGGCATGCTGGGATGCCGCTTTAGAACAGAGCCGGCTGGAAAATATGAAATAGTCACAAAAACACCCTTAAAGGTGTCAACTATGAACAGTGGTGTGTAGGACTTTTTGGCATAACTTGACGAGCTGACCCACGCAGTGATGTGTTGCTGGTTTTATGACTCGCTTTGGCGTTTCGGCAAAAAGTACcgcaaaagaaaatgaaggaaTGCAAAAGACtcgcaaaatgaaaaaattacttattttacatCGTTGCATATTTTCGATGCCCATAGTTATATATACTGGAATGCGAAACTTATTAGTGTActcgatttatttattttttgcaattctttattttagtttgcattcatttttcaatTCTTTTGCGAGCGTGTTCGTCCCTGAAATGACTTAAAGCTCGGCTGTAATGTGTGTTTGTCGTGTCGTGTCGACAGCGTGATGTCGTTCATCGAGAAGAGCGTCGCGAGACTCGACCAGCTCGAGCGCTTGGAGGCTCTGGCGCGGGAACTCGGCAAGAGTCACTTCCGGTACAACGCGCCGCCCAAATACTACgggtaacatttaaattaaaatatttttttaaataattatatatatatatatatatatatatatatatatatatatatatatatatatatatatatatatatatatatatatatattttttttttttttttgtcaattacaTAAGTTCTTTCTAAATGTCTAgattaacatttaatgttttttatttatttttattagttaaacaattatatatatatatatatatatttatatatatatatatatatatatattatatatatatatatatatatatatatatatatatatatatatatatatatttatatatatatatatatatatttatatatatatatatatatatatatatatatatttttttgtcatttacataAGGCCTTTTTGAATGTCTAGgttaacatttaatgttttagttttgtttattttatttttttacctcaagttaaaaataaaaaatatacatatgtttTTGGACATCAAAACcacattttcacattaaaatataaacgtattcacttt
This sequence is a window from Puntigrus tetrazona isolate hp1 unplaced genomic scaffold, ASM1883169v1 S000000528, whole genome shotgun sequence. Protein-coding genes within it:
- the xgb gene encoding x globin → MGCAISGSGLTPRTAESRNPEDGAPARLTPDHIQLIKESWKVIEEDIAKVGIIMFVRLFETHPECKDVFFLFRDVEDLERLRTSRELRAHGLRVMSFIEKSVARLDQLERLEALARELGKSHFRYNAPPKYYGYVGAEFICAVRPVLKDRWTPDLEQAWKTLFQYVTGIMKDGYLEEERSRRSHTPASSKERPDKRNTAI